From the genome of Pirellulaceae bacterium:
AACGTACGCCATGTTGTCCGAGCTGAACATCAAGCCACGAACGCAGTACATGGCGCGTGTCCGCAATACGCATCCGCGACTAAAGGCCTCGTACCAACTCAAAGAAGCACACCATGGCGATCATGGCCATGGCGCTCACGACCATGCTGGAGATCACGGCGATCATCAGCAGGACCACGATCATTAGCAATCAGCACAGTGTTAACGTTAACTAGCAAGTGTTAACTAACAAGTTCCCAATTTGAACTGAACCGATACAGCTCATGGCCAGCATAACCACTGCGAATATCGACAATACGATTGACACACCGGGCCGGCGGACACCGCTGATTACCGGCGGACACAATTACGCTGCCATTACGCGGATGATTTCGCGGATTAGCGAAGAGCCGCAGCCGATCCTGTGGTGGCTGTGCATGGCGGTTTCCTTTCCGCTGATGCTGCTATTCGTAGCGTTGATTGGTCACCTGCTGTTGACCGGTGTCGGCGTGTGGGGCAACATGTCTCCCGTGTTTTGGGGCTGGCCCATTATCAACTTCGTATTCTGGGTGGGTATTGGACACGCCGGAACGTTGATTTCCGCCATTTTGTTTCTGTTTCGTCAAAATTGGCGAACCAGCATCAACCGCTCGGCGGAAGCCATGACGATCTTTGCGGTGATTTGCGCCGGAACGTTTCCGGGTATTCACGTCGGTCGAGCCTGGTTGGCCTTTTGGCTGACGCCCTATCCCAGTTTGAATTTGTGGATGTGGCCTCAATTCCGCAGCCCGTTATTGTGGGACGTATTTGCGGTGGGCACGTATGCCTCGGTATCGTTGGTCTTCTGGTACATGGGGATGATTCCCGACTTGGCAACCTTCCGCGATCGCTCGCGGAACAAGTGGCGCAGGATGATCTACGGCATTCTCAGTCTAGGATGGAGCGGTTCGTCGCGTCACTGGCTCCGGTACGAAAAGGCTTACGCCATCTTGGCCGCGTTGGCCACGCCGCTGGTATTGTCGGTTCACTCGGTGGTGAGCTTTGACTTTGCCGTTTCACAACTGCCTGGTTGGCACACTACGATTTTCCCACCCTACTTCGTGGCCGGGGCTATTTTCAGCGGTTTCGGCATGGTGCTGACGCTGTTGATTCCGATGCGTTCGATCTACGGACTGAAGGATGTGATCACCCCGCGTCACTTGGAGAACATGTGCAAGATCATTTTAGCGACCGGTTCGATGGTCGGCTTGGCGTATACCACCGAGTTCTTTATTGCCTGGTATGGTCAGAACAAGTACGAATTGTTCACGTTCGTCAATCGCGCGTTTGGACCGTATGCCTGGGCTTATTGGACCATGTTCCTGTGCAACGTGATTTCACCTCAGTTGTTCTGGTTCCGAGCCTTCCGCACCAACACGCTATTGATGTGGATTGTGACAATCTTTGTGAACATCGGCATGTGGTTCGAGCGATTTGTGATTGTGGTAACGTCGCTCAGCCGCGACTTCCTGCCTTCCAGTTGGGGTTATTTCTCTCCGACGTGGGTCGATATCGGTATGTTGGTGGGTAGTTTTGGCTTGTTCTTTACGCTGTTCCTGCTGTTTTGCAGATTTTTGCCGGTGGTGGCCATTAGCGAAGTCAAAGGCGTGATCAGCCAACATGCACACGCCGAGCATCACTTGGCCGGCGGGCACGATCACCACTAGTACGTGGTCAAGTTGTTCATTCATTGCATTCCATAGTACGCCGATCAACAAACACTGAAGTTTACAAGATCCCAGGTTGCCAAATATGAGCGATCATAAGCCACAAAAAACTGTCAAACCGCCACGAGCCTTCGGGTGGATGGCCGAGTATGACGACGAAAATAAGATGCTGGAGGCGGCTCGCAAGGTGCGGGATGCTGGCTATACACGAACCGACGTATTTGCACCATTTCCGGTTCACGGTATCGACGAAGCGTTAGGCATCAAGCCGACCATTCTGCCGTGGTTCAGTCTGATTGCCGGTGCCACGGGTACCGGAGTGGCGCTGCTGATGCAGTGCTGGATGAACGCAGTGGATTATCCCTACATTATTTCCGGTAAGCCATTTATCAGCCTGCCCGCCTTCATACCGGTGACCTTTGAGTTGACCGTGCTATTTGCGGCGTTCACCACCGTCTTTGCAATGCTGGCGCTCAATGGCTTGCCGCGATTATCCAATCCGGTGTTTACCAATCCCAAGTTTGACCGCGCAACGGACGATCGCTTTTTCTTGTGGGTTGATGCTCGCGATAAGTATTTTAACAGCGACAGCGTCAAATCGCTGTTGCAGGCCACTGGGCCACTGGGCGTGGAAGAAGTCCGCGAAGACGACAGTTCCACCGAGATACCCAAAGGCCTGTACGGTATCATCGGTACGCTGATCCTGTTGACGATCATTCCGTTGACTGTGGTGTGGAACATTCGTTCGGTCCGTAGCGGCAGCCCCCGCTGGCACGTCTTTTTCGACATGGATTTTCAGCCCTTTCGCAAGGCTCAAAAGGAAACGACTCAGTTCGCTGACGGTCGTACCGAGCGACCGCCGGTTCCAGGAACAGTGGCGCGTGGTACTCAGTCAGGGGATGATCCCTATTTTCTAGGATATACCCCGGCCAATGACACGGCAGCTATTATGCCTTCGGTGAGCGGTATTCGGTTGGTAAGTGCGCAAGAGGAGTCGCCGGCGGCAGACAGTGCTCCTGCTAACACAGACGCGGAACCGGCAGACTCCGATGGTCAACCCGCTGCTGAATCGTCATCTGCAGCGGCACCAGAACCTGCCCAGTCCACCGCCCAACCACCTTCAACAGACCAATCTACTGGAGAGCTAGTGGCTGAGGATCCATCAGCCGGTAAATCCGAGGCTAGCCAGCAAGCGGCTGGTGGAACGGTGGCGACTGGTGCCGAACCGGATTACGCATGGTTGAGCAGCTTGCCTGAGCAGGTTCAGGCTGACGACCGGTTATTTGAATTAGGTCAGCGCAAGTTCAATCAAGTGTGTGCCGTCTGTCATGGCTATGCCGGCTATGGCAATGGCTTGGTCACGCAGCGCGCCGAGTCGATTGGCGCTACCTATTGGTTGCAACCCACCAGCGTACATGACCCGCGAGTTCAGCAACAACCGCTGGGCCGCGTTTACTACACGATCACGCACGGTAAAGGCAAGATGGCCGGATATAGCTCGTCGCTGAATGTTCAAGAGCGCTGGGCGGTGGCCGTATATGTCAAGTCGCTGCAGCGTAGCCAGAACGCGCAATCCGGCGATGTCCCCCCAGACACTGCTGGTCAGTAACGATGGGATAGCCCAAAGCGTGTATTAGAAACACAGTCCAAGCAATTAACCGTAGATGACTAGGTCGCAAGATGGCATCACATTCGATTCCTAACGATAACCTGACTCTGCCAGCCGATTGGCGTAGCAAGGCACCGGCCCTGAGTGCTGTGGGCGCAGTGCTGGTGTTGCTGAGCGTGTTTCTGTTCGTGACGATCTCCGACGGGGGATTGAAGGGATTTTTCCATTCTTACCTGACCAATTACATGTATTGCCTGACGTTTTGCCTGGCAGCTCTGTTCTTTGTGATGGTTCAACATTTGGTTCGCGCCGGATGGAGCGCAGCGGTCCGCCGCATTGCGGAGCTATACGCAGCTACCATTCCGTTGTGGGCACTGCTGTTCATCCCCATTCTGGCGACGGTGCTCATGGGTAGTGAATCGCTGTATTCCTGGAATAGAGGTGCGGGCCAGGGGCTGCCTGAGATTGTTGAGAACAAGTTGGCGTTCCTCAATTCCAAGTTTTTTGCGGTGCGGACGCTGGTGTACTTCCTAGTCTTTATCGCTGCGGCCCGGCTGTTTTTTGGTTCCAGTCGTCGTCAAGATGAGACCGGCGATGCAGGGATCACGTTAAGGCTTCAGAAGCTGGCGGCTCCAGGCATCATGCTGTTTTCACTGTCACTGAATTTTGCGGCCTTCGACTGGATGATGTCTACCGATCCAGCCTGGTTCAGCACGATCTATGGTGTCTACATTTTTGCGGCCGGCATGTTCAGCTTCTTTGCTGTGATGATTTTGACCTGTTATCTGTTGCAGCAGCGGGGTCGTGCCGAGCGGATCATTCGCATTGAGCACTATCATGATCTGGCTAAGTTCCAGTTTGGCTTCATCGTCTTTTGGTCGTACATCGCTTTTTCACAGTTCATGCTGTACTGGTACGGCAATATTCCGGAAGAGACTTTGTGGTACAGCCACCGCATGTCCGGGGGGTGGGAGTATGTCGGGCTGTTGCTGCTGGCGTTCCACTTCATCGTCCCCTTCCTGGCGTTCCTGCGGCGACGTCATCGCCGCTGGCCAGCTTGGTTGGCCGGCTGGGCTTGCCTGTTGCTGGTGGTGCATTGGTTGGATATGACATTTTTGATTATGCCCAACGTTGGCGCGCCGTCGCTGAGCATGATGATTGCGCACCTGGCAGGTTGGGCCGGTATGGTTTTGATTTTCGTAGGCTTGTTTTTATGGCGAGTCGGTGACACGCCGGTTGTGGCTGTCAATGACCCGTGGCTACCCGATTCGCTGGCGTACCAGAATTTGCCGTAACTTTTGGGCAGGCAGAAAAATTGGCTTAGAGACGCTATCACGCAAAGAATAGACAATGGCACGATACGACGATTTAGATACCAAGACGATCGCCATGAGCGCGGTATTGAGTTCCGTGATACTCGTGATTTTGTTGTTGGCTGGACGAGCACTATCGTATGCCTGGCAGCATTCGTACGAAGAGCAGGTGTCTGCCGGCGCGCGATACACCGCCGCTGAAAATGAGATCGCCGCCCAAAAGTCGAAGCTGAACGAAACTGGCCAGGTGCAAGTTGCAGGAGAAGAGGGCCAGCCACCCACGACCCGGCAGGTTGTCCCCGTCGATCGCGCCTACCAATTGCTACGTACCGAATTTGGGTCCAAGCCTAGTACCTAAACTGTGGCGGCCACTGTAGGAACCGTTTAAGCGAACTAATGTTGAGTCAACATCCAATGTCCCCCACGATTCGTACCACAACCGTGCGCTGCCTCGGCCGAGCTGTCGGCGTGGTGGTCGCTCTTCAGGTTAATGCCTGGTGCGGGATCGCCTTTGGACAGTCGATGCAGGATCAATCACCGCTTGGAGATGATTTGCCGGCCAACGCGGCCAATATCAAAGTGGAAGATCGCGTGGGCGATTTTCTGCCCCTGGAGCTGAGCTTCCGTGATGATCAGGGGCGCGCAGTTCGCTTGAGCCATTTCTTCGACAACGGCAAGCCCGTCGTGCTAACATTGAACTATAGCGATTGTCCAGGCTTGTGCATGGCACAACTGGAAAACATGGTCGAGACCCTGCGCACCAGCGATGCTGCCGGACTGGGAACCGATTATCAGATGATCAGCGTGAGCATCGATCCCCGTGAGGACTATCACAAGGCGGCCCGTACCAAAGCCAAATACACTGGACTGTTGCCTGGAACTCGGGCGGACGCAGGCTGGCATTTCTTGGTTGGCAATCAACCGGAAATCACTAGCTTGGCCAAAGCGCTGGGATATTATTACACCTACGATGCCGCCAACGATCGCTTTAACCACCCAGCAGTCACCTATTTTGTCAGTTCGCAAGGCAGAATCTGCCGCTATTTGGTGGACTTGGGCATCGAGCCCGATCAGTTTCGCCTAGCTGTGGGCGAAGCCGCCGAAGGCAAGTTGACCCGTAGCTTAGCTGACGTTTTTGTGCAATTTTGCTACTACTATGATCCACAAGCCAATCGTTATTCGGCCGACGCCCGTCGCGTGATGGCCTTGGGCGGAGCCGCCTTCGCAGTACTGCTGCTAGGCTGCACGGCCCCGTTTTGGTTTAGTTCGAAAAAAGAACCGACTTCGACCCCACAACACGTCTCGCAGGTCGGTGCCACCGACCCCACCAATCAACCGACCTAAAGGCGCGAATCCGGATTGCGGAGCGGCAGCCGGCGGCTGATCGCATGTGAACACGCTAACAATTTGATGATTTTTGAGCACCTTCCCATGAATCTTAATTTACTACCTACTCTGTTTGCTGAGCATCAGGGCAGTTTTTGGTTTGCTCCTGCGGGGTCAACTTTTGCGGAAGAAACCGACTGGCTCTTCATGGTTCTGCTGTACATTTCGGGCTTCTTCTTCGTGTTGGTTGTTGGAGCCATGGTATGGTTCGCCATCAAGTTTCGACGACGCGCGGGTTATCAAGGCGACTCCACCGCGCTGCACAACAATGCGCTGGAGATTTTTTGGACTATCGTTCCAACCATTATCGTGTGCTGGATATTCTACCGAGGGGTACAGGGTTACATGGACATGACGAACCCACCTCCAGAAACTGTTGACATTAATGTGACCGCCAGCAAATGGAACTGGTCGTTTACCTATCCCAATGGTGCGGAGAGCAACGAGCTACACTTGCCGGTTGACAAATCTATTCGCTTGCGAATGCGATCCAACGACGTACTGCACTGCTTCTACGTGCCCGCGTTTCGCACCAAGCAAGACGTCGTGCCCGGACGTTTGAATGTGCTGTGGTTCCACACGATACTGGAAGGTAAATTCAAACTATTCTGCGCTGAATACTGCGGAGACAACCACAGCGAGATGCTGGCGGATGTTCAGGTTCATTCACAGGAAGACTACGAAAAGAAGCTAGCTGAACTGAACAAGCATCCCGAAGCGCCCGTGGCTCACGGCGAGTGGCTGTATGAGCGCCGGGGCTGCAAAGGCTGCCATTCCCTTGAGCCCGGTAAGGTCGTCATCGGCCCTAGCTTTGCTGGATCATGGAACAAGCAGTTCAACAATATTGACGGTCAGAGCGTGACGTTCGACGAACAGTACTTCATCGAGTCGGTCGAATCGCCGCAAGCCAAGATGAAGCCGGAGTTTGCGAAGGCATCGCAGATGCCGTCCTACAAGGGACGACTCAAGCCCAAGGAGATCGACGCTCTTATAGCTATGATTCGAGCTCTGGAGGATGGACAGATTACAGACGAAGAACGCAATGCCCTACCACCGCCAGAAGAAGTTCCCCAAGATGGTGCTGCCCAAGCAACCGCAACCAAGTAGATTGTTCAACACTAAAACCTGAAAAATTAAACCCCGGATTCAACTGACACTGGACTTTTGGCGGTTCGCATGGTCGAACCCTGACTGAAGTGAACATTGGAATCGGGGAGTATCGAATAACGACAAACGAGGACCAGGCCATGAGTGCAAGTGCAACCGCGCAAACTCAAAGTGCAAGCGATAATTATTTGTATAACACCCGAGGCTTTTTGAGCTGGGCCTTAACGCTGGATCACAAGCGCATCGGGTTGATGTACTTGGTCGGCGTTATGTCTGCGTTCATGTTGGGCGGGTTTTTGGCTCTGATTTTGCGAGCCCATTTGACTTCGCCAAACATGTCGTTCTTAACCAACCAGCAGTACAACCAAGTGTTCACGCTGCACGGCGCGATCATGGTGTTCCTGTTTATCATTCCCAGCGTTCCGGCGGCTCTGGGCAACTTCTTAGTGCCCGTCATGTTGGGTGCCAAGGATGTGGCTTTTCCGCGACTAAATTTGTGCAGCTTTTACCTGTGGGTCACGGGTGCGATTTTCTTCTTGGTCGCTCTGTGCTCGACCGGATTGGACACCGGCTGGACCTTTTATACGCCCTACAGCAACGAGTCCAAAGGGCCGGTCGTCGCAGCCACGATGGGCGTGTTTATTCTGGGATTTAGCTCGATTTTTACCGGGCTGAACTTCATTGTGACCATCAATACCATGCGACCACCTGGAATGACCTGGTTCCGCATGCCGCTGTTTCTGTGGGCTACCTATTCGACATCGATTATCCAAGTGCTAGCGACGCCGGTGATCGGAATTACCGTGCTGTTGCTGGCCGCCGAGCGCGTGCTGGGCATTGGCATTTTCGATCCCAAGCTGAATGGCGATCCGGTCACGTTTCAGCACTTCTTCTGGTTCTATTCACACCCGGCGGTATACATCATGATTCTGCCGGGCATGGGAATTATTTCCGAGCTGATGAGCGTGCACAGTCACAAAGGCATCTTCGGCTATCGCTTTATCGCGTATAGCTCGGTGGCCATTGCCCTATTCGGATTCTTGGTATGGGGCCATCACATGTTCACATCAGGCATGGCCTCCGTGACCACGATCATCTTCAGCGCGTTGACATTTACGGTCTCTATTCCATCGGCCATCAAGGTCTTCAACTGGCTGGCTACGATGTACAAGGGGACCGTGCAGTTAAACACGCCCATGTGCTATGCGCTGAACTTTATCTTCTTGTTCACCATTGGTGGTCTTACCGGTCTGTGGCTGGGTGCTCTGTCAACCGACCGACCGCTGCACGACACCTACTTCGTGGTAGCCCACTTTCACTATGTAATGATGGGCGGCACGATGGTCGGCTTTTTAGGTGGTGTCTTCCACTGGTGGCCCAAAATGACCGGCAAGATGTTTAACGAATTTTGGGGACGCGTCTCATGTCTGATTGTGTTCGTTGGCTTTAACATGACCTTCCTACCGCAATTTGTCATGGGCAGTCGGGGCATGCCACGCCGCTATGCCAAGTATCTGGACGAATTCCAGGCATTCCATGAATGGTCGACGTATGGTGCATTCCTGCTGGGTTGTGGTCTGTTCATCGCGCTGGGAGTGCTGATTCATTCGTTGCTACGAGGCAAGCAGGCACCTGAAAATCCATGGGGTGGTGCGACCTTAGAATGGCAGTGCTCATCGCCACCGCCGTTCTATAACTTCCATAGCGCTCCCACCGTCAACGATCCTTACAACTACAAGCCGTTGGTGTACCACGGCGAAGCAGGCTGGGAATATGTGCATCCGCAAAGCCCAACTGTTCCGCAGAGCGACACCGAGAAAGTTCACACTTAGAAAACGCAATTCCCATGTCACACGATCATGCCGGCCAAGGACACGAACACCCTTCGTTTCTGGCTCACCATTTTGACGATCCGGAGCAGCAGTACGATTCTGGCAAGTTGGGAATCTGGCTGTTCTTGGTAACAGAAGTCCTATTCTTCAGCGGGATGTTTTGCGCGTATGCTCTGTACCGTTCGCGCAATCCAGAGGTATTCAGCTTTGCCAGCCAATTCCTGAATACCAAACTGGGTGCTTTCAACACTGGGGTGCTGCTGTTTAGTAGCTTGACGATGGCCTGGGGGGTACGCTGTTCCCAACTGCGCCAGCGCGGTGGACTGGTGCTGTGCTTGGCGATCACGCTGTGGTGTGCTTCGATTTTCTTGGGCGTCAAAGCGGTCGAATACACTCACAAATGGGACCTGGGCTTGCTACCGGCCAGCATGTACCACTCGCAATATGCCCAGCCTCACGCAGATCACGGATCGTGGCAGCCGATTGCCGCCGTCACGGGACAGGTTCCCATGGATTGGTTGACGACGTTGTGTGTCCTGCCCGGACTGATCACACTGGGCATAGCGGTCTGGGCAATGCGGTGTTTTCTGAAACAAGACCGGCGCTTGATCGAGATCTCCGGGTCGTTGTTGCTTACCGGCGTGGCCTTTTTTGGCGGTGTGGCCATTGGCAAAGGATTTGAAGAGGCCGAGGCCCACGCGGCAGAACACTCGCATGCTGATGAAGCTGCGCACGTCGAACATGCTGCGCCTCAGCATGATTCGCAAGACGGCCATTCCGCAATTGCACCGATCACTACCGGTCACTTGGTGGCTACTAGTAGTTCGCCGGCCAAGACCAACCTTGGCGATGCGACCATTGAAATGGTGGATCAGAAGGGTGGAGCCGGACTGTTCTTCAGTATCTATTACTGCATGACAGGGGTTCACGCGATCCACATCATCGGCGGTATGATCGTGTTGACATGGCTGCTGGTAAGAGCCACCAAAGATGTCTTCCACGAACAGTACTTCGGTCCGGTAGATTACGTGGGCTTATACTGGCACTTGGTGGACTTGATTTGGATTTACCTGTTCCCGCTGCTGTATCTGATCCGCTAGGCGAACGGCAGTTGAAGCGATCATCCTTATAACGCAACAACATTACTAAGAAATCATTTTTACTAAGAAATCATTGCGATGTCAGATCACGCCTCACCTTCTCACGGCCAGCATCACGGCTTTTCGCATCCTATGCCCGTGTGGCAGCTGATCGCGGTCTTTTTGGCCCTGATTGTGCTGACGTTCCTAACTGTGTTTCAGGCAACGCTTGAACTGGGCAATATTGAACTGATTGCCTCGTTGATCATCGCTACCATCAAAGCCAGTTTGGTCATCCTGTTCTTTATGCACATGATCCACGACAAGCCACTCAATGCGATCTTGTTCATTGGATCATTCATCTTCGTGGCTCTGTTCTTAGGTTTCACCCTCATGGATGCCGGGGCGTATAACGACGTGATTGAACAGGTCGTCGTCGCACCGGACATTCCGGCCAATCCCATGCAGTAGCCGCCTGCTTGGCTGCGGCGAGGCTAGCCAGATGTAGCTACGTTGGCCAGAACGTGGACCGAACTATGCTAGCCAGCACCGGCAACAGATAAGCTTCGATTACTTGCCAGCCGGTGGACATTGGGCCAAGGTCAGCAGGGCGTAGGCGGTGACTAGATTGGGATCGCCTTCCATCCAGCGCGACGTCGGATTGACCCAGCTACCATCTTTGGCCTGCAAGCTATACAGCTTGCTTCGCAACTGCGACTTCCAGTCGTGCTGGTGGCCTCGGTCGTCGGTTAGGACATCTTGTCCAACGGCAGCCAGCGCCTTAGCCATGGTTTGATAGTAGTAGAACAGACCTTGCTGCCCCATGCCGGGATTGCTGTCCACATCATAGTTTTTGCGCAAGAACTCGGTGGCTGCGCGGACTCGAGGATCATCGGCGGTCAGACCGGCGTAGATCATGCTCTTGAGTCCTGCGTAGGACATGGATCCATACGAGCGCAGGCCACCGTCAGGCAGCGGCTCGGCTTTGGATTCGCCGCCACCGGCCACTGTATAAAAAAAGCCACCGTCGTTCACCTTGGCTGCATGCGGCGAGTCGTTGTACTGCGATTCCAGATTTTGGCAGCGTGACACGAAAATCAGCGCCTTCTGGATGGCTTCATCATCAGGCCCGCGTCCCAGCGACGTCAGCGATTCGATCAGAAAGCTGGTGTTACTGAGATCGGGACGCGACTGGGAATCGTATCCGCCACCACCGTAAGCCATGTTGCTGGGCTGAATTCCTTCGTCTTCATCCCACTGTATGCCGCGCACGAATTTTTCCGCTCCGGCCAGCACGGAATCCAGTCGCCCATCGCGGTTGGCCTGATGATAGGCCATGATGGCGATGCAGGTTTCGTAGTTGCGGTGTCGGGATTGCGGCGCATAAATCCCGCCATCGGGCTGAATATTCGCATCCAGAAATTCAAAAGCCTGCTTGATCATCGGATCCTCCGGTGCCACGCCGACTGCCAATAAACCGCTAACCACCAGCGCGGTTGGGCCAACACCGGCCTGACCAGAGAACGAACCATCGCGCGCCTGACCACGGACCCGTAGGTACTGGATGCTGCGATCGATCATTTGCCGATATTGGCTAAGGGCCTGGTCGAACTGTACCGCAGGTGCGGCCGGCTGGGCCACCGCAGTCATCGGGCTGAGGCAGACGCCTAGCAAGGCGGCTCGGAGTGGTTTATGAAACATGAAGTCCTCGCTAATGTTTTGACTTCCCCGGTGAGGGCTAGCTTACAGTATGACCAGCGCCTACCGTCTGGTGGCAGTGGCTACCGGAGACATTATAGGCCGCTAGGGATGGAATCAGCTAGCTGCCGACCTGAGGCAGTTCCATTAGAATATGTGTCTTTGGGTGTTCCCCATGGTCAAAACGCTTATGATTAAGACAAAATCCAATCGCATTGGCGAGCAAGTATTGCTGGCGGCCGGGGAGCTCAGCCAAGCCTGTCAGGCCCTAGATTTTTCAGGCTGTGCGGCCTGGGTCTACAATCCGTTGCAATACGCTTGGCAGGCACACCAGCAGTACATCCTGAAGTATGCTCGACGAAGCTGCCAAGTTGTCTTTTTAGGGATGAATCCTGGTCCCTGGGGCATGGCACAAACTGGCGTTCCG
Proteins encoded in this window:
- a CDS encoding quinol:cytochrome C oxidoreductase, with the translated sequence MASHSIPNDNLTLPADWRSKAPALSAVGAVLVLLSVFLFVTISDGGLKGFFHSYLTNYMYCLTFCLAALFFVMVQHLVRAGWSAAVRRIAELYAATIPLWALLFIPILATVLMGSESLYSWNRGAGQGLPEIVENKLAFLNSKFFAVRTLVYFLVFIAAARLFFGSSRRQDETGDAGITLRLQKLAAPGIMLFSLSLNFAAFDWMMSTDPAWFSTIYGVYIFAAGMFSFFAVMILTCYLLQQRGRAERIIRIEHYHDLAKFQFGFIVFWSYIAFSQFMLYWYGNIPEETLWYSHRMSGGWEYVGLLLLAFHFIVPFLAFLRRRHRRWPAWLAGWACLLLVVHWLDMTFLIMPNVGAPSLSMMIAHLAGWAGMVLIFVGLFLWRVGDTPVVAVNDPWLPDSLAYQNLP
- a CDS encoding cbb3-type cytochrome c oxidase subunit I, which gives rise to MSASATAQTQSASDNYLYNTRGFLSWALTLDHKRIGLMYLVGVMSAFMLGGFLALILRAHLTSPNMSFLTNQQYNQVFTLHGAIMVFLFIIPSVPAALGNFLVPVMLGAKDVAFPRLNLCSFYLWVTGAIFFLVALCSTGLDTGWTFYTPYSNESKGPVVAATMGVFILGFSSIFTGLNFIVTINTMRPPGMTWFRMPLFLWATYSTSIIQVLATPVIGITVLLLAAERVLGIGIFDPKLNGDPVTFQHFFWFYSHPAVYIMILPGMGIISELMSVHSHKGIFGYRFIAYSSVAIALFGFLVWGHHMFTSGMASVTTIIFSALTFTVSIPSAIKVFNWLATMYKGTVQLNTPMCYALNFIFLFTIGGLTGLWLGALSTDRPLHDTYFVVAHFHYVMMGGTMVGFLGGVFHWWPKMTGKMFNEFWGRVSCLIVFVGFNMTFLPQFVMGSRGMPRRYAKYLDEFQAFHEWSTYGAFLLGCGLFIALGVLIHSLLRGKQAPENPWGGATLEWQCSSPPPFYNFHSAPTVNDPYNYKPLVYHGEAGWEYVHPQSPTVPQSDTEKVHT
- the nrfD gene encoding polysulfide reductase NrfD encodes the protein MASITTANIDNTIDTPGRRTPLITGGHNYAAITRMISRISEEPQPILWWLCMAVSFPLMLLFVALIGHLLLTGVGVWGNMSPVFWGWPIINFVFWVGIGHAGTLISAILFLFRQNWRTSINRSAEAMTIFAVICAGTFPGIHVGRAWLAFWLTPYPSLNLWMWPQFRSPLLWDVFAVGTYASVSLVFWYMGMIPDLATFRDRSRNKWRRMIYGILSLGWSGSSRHWLRYEKAYAILAALATPLVLSVHSVVSFDFAVSQLPGWHTTIFPPYFVAGAIFSGFGMVLTLLIPMRSIYGLKDVITPRHLENMCKIILATGSMVGLAYTTEFFIAWYGQNKYELFTFVNRAFGPYAWAYWTMFLCNVISPQLFWFRAFRTNTLLMWIVTIFVNIGMWFERFVIVVTSLSRDFLPSSWGYFSPTWVDIGMLVGSFGLFFTLFLLFCRFLPVVAISEVKGVISQHAHAEHHLAGGHDHH
- the coxB gene encoding cytochrome c oxidase subunit II, which translates into the protein MNLNLLPTLFAEHQGSFWFAPAGSTFAEETDWLFMVLLYISGFFFVLVVGAMVWFAIKFRRRAGYQGDSTALHNNALEIFWTIVPTIIVCWIFYRGVQGYMDMTNPPPETVDINVTASKWNWSFTYPNGAESNELHLPVDKSIRLRMRSNDVLHCFYVPAFRTKQDVVPGRLNVLWFHTILEGKFKLFCAEYCGDNHSEMLADVQVHSQEDYEKKLAELNKHPEAPVAHGEWLYERRGCKGCHSLEPGKVVIGPSFAGSWNKQFNNIDGQSVTFDEQYFIESVESPQAKMKPEFAKASQMPSYKGRLKPKEIDALIAMIRALEDGQITDEERNALPPPEEVPQDGAAQATATK
- a CDS encoding cytochrome C oxidase subunit IV family protein, coding for MSDHASPSHGQHHGFSHPMPVWQLIAVFLALIVLTFLTVFQATLELGNIELIASLIIATIKASLVILFFMHMIHDKPLNAILFIGSFIFVALFLGFTLMDAGAYNDVIEQVVVAPDIPANPMQ
- a CDS encoding DUF3341 domain-containing protein yields the protein MSDHKPQKTVKPPRAFGWMAEYDDENKMLEAARKVRDAGYTRTDVFAPFPVHGIDEALGIKPTILPWFSLIAGATGTGVALLMQCWMNAVDYPYIISGKPFISLPAFIPVTFELTVLFAAFTTVFAMLALNGLPRLSNPVFTNPKFDRATDDRFFLWVDARDKYFNSDSVKSLLQATGPLGVEEVREDDSSTEIPKGLYGIIGTLILLTIIPLTVVWNIRSVRSGSPRWHVFFDMDFQPFRKAQKETTQFADGRTERPPVPGTVARGTQSGDDPYFLGYTPANDTAAIMPSVSGIRLVSAQEESPAADSAPANTDAEPADSDGQPAAESSSAAAPEPAQSTAQPPSTDQSTGELVAEDPSAGKSEASQQAAGGTVATGAEPDYAWLSSLPEQVQADDRLFELGQRKFNQVCAVCHGYAGYGNGLVTQRAESIGATYWLQPTSVHDPRVQQQPLGRVYYTITHGKGKMAGYSSSLNVQERWAVAVYVKSLQRSQNAQSGDVPPDTAGQ
- a CDS encoding SCO family protein yields the protein MSPTIRTTTVRCLGRAVGVVVALQVNAWCGIAFGQSMQDQSPLGDDLPANAANIKVEDRVGDFLPLELSFRDDQGRAVRLSHFFDNGKPVVLTLNYSDCPGLCMAQLENMVETLRTSDAAGLGTDYQMISVSIDPREDYHKAARTKAKYTGLLPGTRADAGWHFLVGNQPEITSLAKALGYYYTYDAANDRFNHPAVTYFVSSQGRICRYLVDLGIEPDQFRLAVGEAAEGKLTRSLADVFVQFCYYYDPQANRYSADARRVMALGGAAFAVLLLGCTAPFWFSSKKEPTSTPQHVSQVGATDPTNQPT
- a CDS encoding cytochrome c oxidase subunit 3, which codes for MSHDHAGQGHEHPSFLAHHFDDPEQQYDSGKLGIWLFLVTEVLFFSGMFCAYALYRSRNPEVFSFASQFLNTKLGAFNTGVLLFSSLTMAWGVRCSQLRQRGGLVLCLAITLWCASIFLGVKAVEYTHKWDLGLLPASMYHSQYAQPHADHGSWQPIAAVTGQVPMDWLTTLCVLPGLITLGIAVWAMRCFLKQDRRLIEISGSLLLTGVAFFGGVAIGKGFEEAEAHAAEHSHADEAAHVEHAAPQHDSQDGHSAIAPITTGHLVATSSSPAKTNLGDATIEMVDQKGGAGLFFSIYYCMTGVHAIHIIGGMIVLTWLLVRATKDVFHEQYFGPVDYVGLYWHLVDLIWIYLFPLLYLIR